A section of the Nyctibius grandis isolate bNycGra1 chromosome 30, bNycGra1.pri, whole genome shotgun sequence genome encodes:
- the SLX4 gene encoding structure-specific endonuclease subunit SLX4 isoform X2 — translation MDEQDNDFKQLWANLLGRGKKKAGDAEAAKRAQNRSKSTAARSKLTRGKAAAKSQNPHHLAAAKETNLPQGLGPKEQTLVCKEDGDAVACSSGETAQEDGKRSPFPDSQLSTVASECSQRTLTVNTLSGCSQTTLSFHPATQPGTCSSPTSKIPPLAGSKVRVAELVVERMQQFKRVAPEQLKHSTDDSLPKSVASGDFPDENQEQNPPEDDTHHLPSMEHDGALALALQQETKEEALASLEDAGLFFCQICQKDLSAMNTTRREQHVNRCLDEMEEAQMSSSSKPLVPECPICGKQFQTPQSRVSHLKRCAVEMDVPPKLLLQAVQLQASTLGDAPLQCPSNQPSGSKRKGSSKEDSKKTQKRAKMETKDEDLLVAMAMSRSLLEQEKQEQAKSVTNVKPVAALPIKWKPGSEKKRRKRGPTAPPPLLLQDPEKVRKRIQERVAMLLAEEVEFPPTPQLPTSRILEDESGKATWLLPLPKTRECFLWNFSALTGTYDPESFYTAGLTPPIVPWKPVQNHKPENLLLSVGSDEPEVSQQIQPGLSSQEPTCIEVGGQSSDESKSGHEDGQVLSRSQKDVQTLQDLVELAGEGFTLTQWNLDVDDVQAAKQPELTSSDTAHRGFVPPSEEKSLLTSSCKRSSLRLLAEDFSAMVNNPHLSDVQFQVDSGEVLYAHMFVLYARCPQAVQVVHSQGFLVEEDGNAQTRRVLLSDVAGEAVSAFLRYLYAADADIPAGVLPQVGPLAARFGVKELMAVCENNTGESQVSSGVDSEDDLISVRDDNDCEDRAENFQDLLKSVWVGEDEEEVAMLNPECQKEDDNGVGEQELEEIYEFAATQRRMIQGETEVSEGTDCSICSDTEAVQGTNQQTEEEEVKRSESASISNNFKDLRDDNDTEGSKCESSAQEKMQNINRCESMNAPQTAFVPHHSEPQKWDVAPCGATANEGETVRRCEGVKDSKSSQVSHDGTDDCKKQLPSFHSDTNINESYERLFCATQGDYCEPYPMEEVIRESGKAPSEKRVDVNDSLLYSKSQKDLSPCRNGFYGSPPPKPYVPLFPAVGSSPASPKSERKFAREHVSTTKQNKKEKLLPSDEISFQKDNELDTATRNDNTIYPAELPDVDLNKHMYVPVLSSPVIRTQDAAAQGNKEGDVIVLSSDDEMELQQDTKLPGSGSALEEMEIPGQLKCTNTERGPERAKPEPNSSVTETEQRSTQVSFGTTDTVHISDDVKMSTELPLSRQTDARTESKQSPNLSPEKRLGHEVSSGTDSSWLVPGTPVLSKSRSSSTQTQVTSISSLKSSGSKSTKNLAAGNSNHEMAGNLIKVCETTLSDKHLPMETSVSERSPSSSVAAESFSKNSPPVSPVDPVLLSPGQINIKSKCAKISFLSQPPPPCHEQSLEDKTDISVVEVEDSEKEISLPSLSSSVLLCDDPPVPSDDCWAVEYLSPVRGNSQNSSQVSRAKTSAASSPKPDSWRDRWESPVHVEEIQGSTPLRGTPGGRRTTLLSLEKSPIEACSSVGSRPSYLNSKIWDDWNGEEEEDEFPEMLPLSQRLLAAAGACQTDPVKTPEPSCQENNKTPSTPMTPMPAYSIMETPELKKELSRFGVRALPKRQMVLKLKEIFQYTHQDVDSDFEDEIPSSQPLQKPPAKRSRQSKADRTAGGKRASASRAVGKRKQVATASSVLPVERADDDLVRPLETDSAAPKEGTKTTHHPEGAKEQKRSSVSPERWSLAADGEEPMLSASQESAVSLGDGSDVSFGSQSSFMNGFEACAFASEEEEEELPASQAAAREEEKLEAVRCYIRSNTALYNRILFYEPIELAALHTELKQNGIKISKAKLLDFLDAHCITFTTAGARKEKEQKRNGKKKQRRRY, via the exons ATGGATGAACAGGACAATGATTTTAAACAGTTGTGGGCAAATCTTTTGGgtagagggaagaaaaaagctggGGATGCTGAGGCAGCAAAGAGGGCTCAGAACAGGTCAAAGAGCACTGCAGCAAGAAGCAAATTAACAAGAGGCAAAGCTGCTGCTAAGAGCCAAAACCCTCATCACTTAGCAGCAGCGAAGGAAACAAACTTGCCTCAAGGTTTGGGTCCAAAGGAACAAACATTGGTGTGCAAAGAAGATGGTGATGCTGTGGCCTGTAGTAGTGGTGAGACTGCACAAGAGGATGGAAAGAGAAGCCCTTTCCCTGACAGCCAGCTGAGTACAGTGGCCAGTGAGTGTAGCCAGAGGACTCTGACAG TAAATACTCTGAGTGGCTGTTCCCAGACTACATTGTCATTCCATCCTGCTACACAGCCAGGGACCTGCTCTTCACCCACGTCAAAGATACCACCGCTCGCAGGGTCGAAGGTGCGGGTAGCAGAGCTGGTAGTGGAGAGAATGCAGCAGTTCAAGAGAGTGGCACCTGAGCagctaaaacacagcacagatgATAGTTTGCCAAAGTCTGTAGCCAGCGGGGACTTCCCTGATGAAAACCAGGAGCAGAACCCACCAGAGGATG ACACCCACCATCTTCCATCCATGGAGCATGACGGTGCTCTGGCTTTGGCTCTTCAGCAGGAAACCAAGGAGGAAGCCCTGGCAAGCCTGGAGGATGCAGGCTTGTTTTTCTGTCAGATCTGCCAGAAGGATCTCTCAGCCATGAACACAACACGACGAGAACAGCATGTTAACAG GTGTCTGGATGAGATGGAAGAAGCACAGATGTCATCCTCCAGCAAACCACTGGTCCCTGAATGCCCCATCTGTGGGAAGCAGTTCCAAACCCCACAGAGCCGAGTCAGTCACTTGAAACGCTGTGCTGTTGAGATGGATGTTCCTCCTAAGCTGCTTCTTCAGGCGGTGCAGTTGCAGGCATCCACGCTTGGTGATGCACCTCTTCAGTGTCCCAG CAATCAACCAAGCGGGTCAAAGCGAAAAGGTTCCTCCAAAGAGGACTCAAAGAAAACGCAGAAGAGGGCCAAAATGGAGACTAAGGATGAAGATTTGCTGGTTGCTATGGCAATGTCACGCTCTCTGTTGGAGCAAGAAAAGCAGGAACAAGCAAAATCAGTTACAAATGTGAAACCGGTGGCTGCTTTGCCAATCAAATGGAAGCCAGGATCAG agaaaaaacgGCGTAAAAGAGGCCCAACTGCACCTCCACCATTACTGCTTCAGGACCCCGAGAAGGTCCGCAAAAGGATCCAAGAGCGAGTAGCTATGCTGCTTGCAGAAGAGGTGGAattccctcccacccctcagCTTCCCACTAGTAGGATCTTGGAGGATGAATCTGGGAAAGCAACGTGGCTCTTGCCATTGCCCAAAACCAGGGAGTGCTTTTTATGGAATTTCAGTGCTCTGACAGGAACTTACGACCCTGAATCATTCTACACGGCTGGATTAACCCCTCCAATTGTACCTTGGAAGCCTGTGCAG AATCATAAGCCAGAGAACCTTCTGCTGTCAGTGGGATCTGATGAGCCAGAAGTGTCCCAGCAAATCCAGCCTGGCCTCAGTTCTCAGGAGCCCACTTGCATAGAGGTTGGAGGCCAATCTTCTGATGAATCCAAGTCAGGCCATGAAGATGGTCAGGTTTTATCTCGCAGCCAGAAGGATGTTCAGACCCTCCAGGACCTAGTTGAGTTGGCCGGGGAAGGATTTACCCTCACTCAGTGGAACCTTGATGTTGACGACGTTcaggcagcaaagcagccaG AACTGACTTCCAGCGATACTGCACACCGTGGCTTTGTCCCCCCATCCGAAGAGAAGAGCCTCCTGACGAGCAGCTGTAAAAGA TCCTCTCTCAGGTTGCTGGCTGAAGATTTCAGTGCAATGGTCAACAACCCCCACTTAAGTGATGTCCAGTTCCAGGTGGACTCCGGGGAAGTCCTTTACGCCCACATGTTTGTGTTGTACGCACGGTGTCCGCAGGCCGTTCAAGTT GTTCACAGCCAAGGGTTCTTAGTGGAGGAGGATGGGAACGCTCAGACACGCCGGGTGCTGCTGAGTGACGTGGCAGGAGAGGCCGTTAGTGCATTCCTGCGATACCTTTATGCTGCTGATGCTGACATCCCTGCTGGGGTGCTGCCCCAGGTGGGGCCTCTGGCTGCCAG GTTTGGTGTCAAGGAACTGATGGCAGTGTGTGAAAACAACACTGGAGAGAGTCAGGTGTCTTCTGGAGTGGATTCAGAAGATGATCTTATCTCTGTGAGGGATGACAACGATTGTGAGGACAGAGCTGAGAACTTCCAAGACCTCTTGAAGTCAGTGTGGGTGGGCGAAGATGAGGAAGAAGTAGCTATGCTGAACCCTGAATGCCAGAAGGAAGATGACAACGGGGTGGGTGAACAGGAGCTGGAGGAAATCTATGAGTTTGCTGCAACTCAGAGAAGGATGATTCAAGGTGAAACAGAGGTGAGCGAGGGAACAGACTGCAGCATCTGCAGTGATACTGAGGCAGTCCAAGGTACGAACCAGCaaactgaggaggaagaggtaaAGAGATCTGAATCTGCTTCAATAAGCAACAACTTCAAAGATTTGAGGGATGACAATGATACGGAAGGATCTAAATGTGAGTCATCTGCAcaagagaaaatgcagaatataaATAGGTGCGAGAGCATGAATGCTCCACAGACTGCTTTTGTGCCTCACCACAGTGAACCTCAAAAATGGGATGTAGCACCCTGTGGTGCCACTGCTAATGAAGGAGAGACCGTTAGGAGATGTGAGGGTGTGAAGGATTCCAAGTCATCTCAGGTCTCGCATGATGGGACAGATGACTGTAAAAAACAGTTGCCGAGCTTCCACAGCGATACTAATATAAATGAAAGTTATGAACGCTTGTTTTGTGCAACTCAGGGTGATTACTGTGAGCCTTACCCGATGGAAGAAGTTATCAGAGAATCAGGAAAGGCTCCTAGTGAAAAACGAGTTGATGTTAATGATTCACTTCTGTACAGTAAGTCACAAAAAGACCTCTCTCCATGTAGGAACGGTTTTTACGGGAGTCCTCCTCCCAAACCTTATGTgcccctttttcctgctgttggCTCTTCACCTGCATCTCCAAAATCAGAGAGAAAGTTTGCCAGAGAACATGTGtcaacaacaaagcaaaacaaaaaggaaaaactgttgCCATCTGATGAAATATCCTTTCAGAAAGACAATGAGCTGGATACTGCAACAAGAAACGACAACACAATTTATCCAGCAGAGCTTCCCGACGTTGATTTAAACAAGCATATGTATGTCCCAGTGTTGTCATCACCAGTGATCAGAACTCAGGATGCTGCAGCTCAGGGGAACAAGGAGGGTGATGTTATTGTTTTATCTTCTGATGATGAAATGGAGTTACAACAAGACACGAAGTTGCCAGGGTCAGGCTCTGCTCTGGAAGAAATGGAAATCCCTGGGCAACTGAAATGTACAAACACAGAACGAGGTCCTGAGAGAGCAAAACCTGAACCTAACTCATCAGTCactgaaacagagcagagatCTACCCAGGTCTCATTTGGCACTACAGATACAGTGCATATAAGTGATGATGTAAAGATGTCCACTGAATTGCCTCTCAGCAGACAAACAGATGCTCGTACGGAGAGCAAACAGAGTCCAAACCTGAGCCCTGAAAAAAGGCTCGGTCACGAAGTGTCTTCAGGTACAGACAGCTCCTGGCTGGTGCCAGGCACACCAGTTCTGAGCAAAAGCAGAAGTTCCTCAACACAGACTCAGGTCACAAGTATTAGTTCTTTAAAGAGTTCAGGATCTAAAAGCACAAAGAACTTAGCAGCAGGTAATAGTAACCATGAAATGGCTGGAAATTTAATAAAAGTTTGTGAAACAACATTGTCAGACAAACATTTGCCTATGGAGACCTCAGTCAGTGAAAGGAGCCCTTCCAGCAGCGTGGCAGCAGAATCATTTTCCAAGAACTCCCCACCAGTTTCTCCAGTGGATCCAGTTCTCCTCTCCCCTGGCCAAATCaacataaaaagcaaatgtgCCAAGATCTCGTTTTTATCCCAACCTCCGCCTCCGTGCCACGAGCAGTCATTGGAAGATAAAACAGATATCAGTGTGGTTGAGGTAGAGGacagtgaaaaggaaataagtCTGCCTTCTTTGAGTAGTAGCGTCCTGCTTTGTGACGACCCCCCAGTCCCCAGTGATGACTGCTGGGCTGTTGAATATCTGTCACCAGTCAGAGGTAACAGCCAGAACTCCAGCCAGGTCAGCCGTGCAAAGACCAgcgctgccagcagccccaaaCCGGACTCTTGGCGTGACCGCTGGGAGAGCCCAGTCCACGTGGAGGAAATTCAGGGCAGTACCCCTCTTCGAGGAACTCCTGGTGGCAGGAGAACAACTTTGCTCTCTCTTGAAAAGAGTCCTATTGAGGCATGTTCATCAGTGGGCAGTAGACCAAGTTACCTGAACTCCAAAATCTGGGATGATTGgaatggagaagaggaggaagatgaattTCCAGAGATGCTTCCTCTGTCTCAGAGgttgctggctgcagcaggtGCCTGTCAGACAGATCCTGTAAAGACTCCTG aacCTTCCTGTCAGGAGAACAACAAGACTCCCAGCACTCCCATGACACCAATGCCAGCTTACTCCATCATGGAGACCCCGGAGCTGAAGAAGGAGTTGAGCAG attTGGAGTTCGTGCTCTCCCAAAACGCCAGATGGTGTTGAAGCTGAAGGAGATATTCCAGTATACTCACCAGGACGTGGACTCTGACTTTGAGGATGAAATCCCATCTTCCCAGCCTCTGCAGAAGCCCCCGGCCAAACGCTCTAGGCAGTCAAAGGCAGACCGGACTGCGGGTGGAAAGCGTGCCAGTGCCTCGAGAGCTGTGGGCAAAAGGAAGCAGGTTGCTACGGCTTCTTCAGTGCTCCCTGTGGAGAGGGCTGATGATGACCTTGTTAGACCCCTTGAAACAGACAGCGCAGCACCCAAGGAGGGAACTAAAACAACACATCACCCAGAAGGAgccaaagagcagaaaagatcATCTGTATCTCCAGAGAGATGGTCTCTGGCAGCTGATGGTGAGGAACCAATGCTCTCAGCATCTCAGGAGTCTGCAGTTTCTTTAGGGGATGGAAGCGACGTCTCTTTTGGTTCACAGAG TTCTTTCATGAATGGATTTGAAGCCTGTGCTTTTGCATccgaagaggaggaagaggagcttCCAGCATCTCAGGCAGCAGCTcgggaagaagaaaagctggagGCAGTACGGTGCTACATCCGCTCAAACACAGCCCTGTACAACAGGATTCTCTTTTACGAGCCAATTGAGCTGGCTGCGCTGCACACAGAGCTCAAACAGAATGGCATTAAAATTTCCAAGGCAAAGCTGCTGGACTTTTTAGATGCTCACTGTATCACATTTACCACGGCTGGAGCCCggaaagagaaggaacagaaaagaaatggtaagaaaaaacagaggagaCGATACTGA
- the SLX4 gene encoding structure-specific endonuclease subunit SLX4 isoform X1 translates to MDEQDNDFKQLWANLLGRGKKKAGDAEAAKRAQNRSKSTAARSKLTRGKAAAKSQNPHHLAAAKETNLPQGLGPKEQTLVCKEDGDAVACSSGETAQEDGKRSPFPDSQLSTVASECSQRTLTVNTLSGCSQTTLSFHPATQPGTCSSPTSKIPPLAGSKVRVAELVVERMQQFKRVAPEQLKHSTDDSLPKSVASGDFPDENQEQNPPEDDTHHLPSMEHDGALALALQQETKEEALASLEDAGLFFCQICQKDLSAMNTTRREQHVNRCLDEMEEAQMSSSSKPLVPECPICGKQFQTPQSRVSHLKRCAVEMDVPPKLLLQAVQLQASTLGDAPLQCPSNQPSGSKRKGSSKEDSKKTQKRAKMETKDEDLLVAMAMSRSLLEQEKQEQAKSVTNVKPVAALPIKWKPGSEKKRRKRGPTAPPPLLLQDPEKVRKRIQERVAMLLAEEVEFPPTPQLPTSRILEDESGKATWLLPLPKTRECFLWNFSALTGTYDPESFYTAGLTPPIVPWKPVQNHKPENLLLSVGSDEPEVSQQIQPGLSSQEPTCIEVGGQSSDESKSGHEDGQVLSRSQKDVQTLQDLVELAGEGFTLTQWNLDVDDVQAAKQPGKELTSSDTAHRGFVPPSEEKSLLTSSCKRSSLRLLAEDFSAMVNNPHLSDVQFQVDSGEVLYAHMFVLYARCPQAVQVVHSQGFLVEEDGNAQTRRVLLSDVAGEAVSAFLRYLYAADADIPAGVLPQVGPLAARFGVKELMAVCENNTGESQVSSGVDSEDDLISVRDDNDCEDRAENFQDLLKSVWVGEDEEEVAMLNPECQKEDDNGVGEQELEEIYEFAATQRRMIQGETEVSEGTDCSICSDTEAVQGTNQQTEEEEVKRSESASISNNFKDLRDDNDTEGSKCESSAQEKMQNINRCESMNAPQTAFVPHHSEPQKWDVAPCGATANEGETVRRCEGVKDSKSSQVSHDGTDDCKKQLPSFHSDTNINESYERLFCATQGDYCEPYPMEEVIRESGKAPSEKRVDVNDSLLYSKSQKDLSPCRNGFYGSPPPKPYVPLFPAVGSSPASPKSERKFAREHVSTTKQNKKEKLLPSDEISFQKDNELDTATRNDNTIYPAELPDVDLNKHMYVPVLSSPVIRTQDAAAQGNKEGDVIVLSSDDEMELQQDTKLPGSGSALEEMEIPGQLKCTNTERGPERAKPEPNSSVTETEQRSTQVSFGTTDTVHISDDVKMSTELPLSRQTDARTESKQSPNLSPEKRLGHEVSSGTDSSWLVPGTPVLSKSRSSSTQTQVTSISSLKSSGSKSTKNLAAGNSNHEMAGNLIKVCETTLSDKHLPMETSVSERSPSSSVAAESFSKNSPPVSPVDPVLLSPGQINIKSKCAKISFLSQPPPPCHEQSLEDKTDISVVEVEDSEKEISLPSLSSSVLLCDDPPVPSDDCWAVEYLSPVRGNSQNSSQVSRAKTSAASSPKPDSWRDRWESPVHVEEIQGSTPLRGTPGGRRTTLLSLEKSPIEACSSVGSRPSYLNSKIWDDWNGEEEEDEFPEMLPLSQRLLAAAGACQTDPVKTPEPSCQENNKTPSTPMTPMPAYSIMETPELKKELSRFGVRALPKRQMVLKLKEIFQYTHQDVDSDFEDEIPSSQPLQKPPAKRSRQSKADRTAGGKRASASRAVGKRKQVATASSVLPVERADDDLVRPLETDSAAPKEGTKTTHHPEGAKEQKRSSVSPERWSLAADGEEPMLSASQESAVSLGDGSDVSFGSQSSFMNGFEACAFASEEEEEELPASQAAAREEEKLEAVRCYIRSNTALYNRILFYEPIELAALHTELKQNGIKISKAKLLDFLDAHCITFTTAGARKEKEQKRNGKKKQRRRY, encoded by the exons ATGGATGAACAGGACAATGATTTTAAACAGTTGTGGGCAAATCTTTTGGgtagagggaagaaaaaagctggGGATGCTGAGGCAGCAAAGAGGGCTCAGAACAGGTCAAAGAGCACTGCAGCAAGAAGCAAATTAACAAGAGGCAAAGCTGCTGCTAAGAGCCAAAACCCTCATCACTTAGCAGCAGCGAAGGAAACAAACTTGCCTCAAGGTTTGGGTCCAAAGGAACAAACATTGGTGTGCAAAGAAGATGGTGATGCTGTGGCCTGTAGTAGTGGTGAGACTGCACAAGAGGATGGAAAGAGAAGCCCTTTCCCTGACAGCCAGCTGAGTACAGTGGCCAGTGAGTGTAGCCAGAGGACTCTGACAG TAAATACTCTGAGTGGCTGTTCCCAGACTACATTGTCATTCCATCCTGCTACACAGCCAGGGACCTGCTCTTCACCCACGTCAAAGATACCACCGCTCGCAGGGTCGAAGGTGCGGGTAGCAGAGCTGGTAGTGGAGAGAATGCAGCAGTTCAAGAGAGTGGCACCTGAGCagctaaaacacagcacagatgATAGTTTGCCAAAGTCTGTAGCCAGCGGGGACTTCCCTGATGAAAACCAGGAGCAGAACCCACCAGAGGATG ACACCCACCATCTTCCATCCATGGAGCATGACGGTGCTCTGGCTTTGGCTCTTCAGCAGGAAACCAAGGAGGAAGCCCTGGCAAGCCTGGAGGATGCAGGCTTGTTTTTCTGTCAGATCTGCCAGAAGGATCTCTCAGCCATGAACACAACACGACGAGAACAGCATGTTAACAG GTGTCTGGATGAGATGGAAGAAGCACAGATGTCATCCTCCAGCAAACCACTGGTCCCTGAATGCCCCATCTGTGGGAAGCAGTTCCAAACCCCACAGAGCCGAGTCAGTCACTTGAAACGCTGTGCTGTTGAGATGGATGTTCCTCCTAAGCTGCTTCTTCAGGCGGTGCAGTTGCAGGCATCCACGCTTGGTGATGCACCTCTTCAGTGTCCCAG CAATCAACCAAGCGGGTCAAAGCGAAAAGGTTCCTCCAAAGAGGACTCAAAGAAAACGCAGAAGAGGGCCAAAATGGAGACTAAGGATGAAGATTTGCTGGTTGCTATGGCAATGTCACGCTCTCTGTTGGAGCAAGAAAAGCAGGAACAAGCAAAATCAGTTACAAATGTGAAACCGGTGGCTGCTTTGCCAATCAAATGGAAGCCAGGATCAG agaaaaaacgGCGTAAAAGAGGCCCAACTGCACCTCCACCATTACTGCTTCAGGACCCCGAGAAGGTCCGCAAAAGGATCCAAGAGCGAGTAGCTATGCTGCTTGCAGAAGAGGTGGAattccctcccacccctcagCTTCCCACTAGTAGGATCTTGGAGGATGAATCTGGGAAAGCAACGTGGCTCTTGCCATTGCCCAAAACCAGGGAGTGCTTTTTATGGAATTTCAGTGCTCTGACAGGAACTTACGACCCTGAATCATTCTACACGGCTGGATTAACCCCTCCAATTGTACCTTGGAAGCCTGTGCAG AATCATAAGCCAGAGAACCTTCTGCTGTCAGTGGGATCTGATGAGCCAGAAGTGTCCCAGCAAATCCAGCCTGGCCTCAGTTCTCAGGAGCCCACTTGCATAGAGGTTGGAGGCCAATCTTCTGATGAATCCAAGTCAGGCCATGAAGATGGTCAGGTTTTATCTCGCAGCCAGAAGGATGTTCAGACCCTCCAGGACCTAGTTGAGTTGGCCGGGGAAGGATTTACCCTCACTCAGTGGAACCTTGATGTTGACGACGTTcaggcagcaaagcagccaG gaAAAGAACTGACTTCCAGCGATACTGCACACCGTGGCTTTGTCCCCCCATCCGAAGAGAAGAGCCTCCTGACGAGCAGCTGTAAAAGA TCCTCTCTCAGGTTGCTGGCTGAAGATTTCAGTGCAATGGTCAACAACCCCCACTTAAGTGATGTCCAGTTCCAGGTGGACTCCGGGGAAGTCCTTTACGCCCACATGTTTGTGTTGTACGCACGGTGTCCGCAGGCCGTTCAAGTT GTTCACAGCCAAGGGTTCTTAGTGGAGGAGGATGGGAACGCTCAGACACGCCGGGTGCTGCTGAGTGACGTGGCAGGAGAGGCCGTTAGTGCATTCCTGCGATACCTTTATGCTGCTGATGCTGACATCCCTGCTGGGGTGCTGCCCCAGGTGGGGCCTCTGGCTGCCAG GTTTGGTGTCAAGGAACTGATGGCAGTGTGTGAAAACAACACTGGAGAGAGTCAGGTGTCTTCTGGAGTGGATTCAGAAGATGATCTTATCTCTGTGAGGGATGACAACGATTGTGAGGACAGAGCTGAGAACTTCCAAGACCTCTTGAAGTCAGTGTGGGTGGGCGAAGATGAGGAAGAAGTAGCTATGCTGAACCCTGAATGCCAGAAGGAAGATGACAACGGGGTGGGTGAACAGGAGCTGGAGGAAATCTATGAGTTTGCTGCAACTCAGAGAAGGATGATTCAAGGTGAAACAGAGGTGAGCGAGGGAACAGACTGCAGCATCTGCAGTGATACTGAGGCAGTCCAAGGTACGAACCAGCaaactgaggaggaagaggtaaAGAGATCTGAATCTGCTTCAATAAGCAACAACTTCAAAGATTTGAGGGATGACAATGATACGGAAGGATCTAAATGTGAGTCATCTGCAcaagagaaaatgcagaatataaATAGGTGCGAGAGCATGAATGCTCCACAGACTGCTTTTGTGCCTCACCACAGTGAACCTCAAAAATGGGATGTAGCACCCTGTGGTGCCACTGCTAATGAAGGAGAGACCGTTAGGAGATGTGAGGGTGTGAAGGATTCCAAGTCATCTCAGGTCTCGCATGATGGGACAGATGACTGTAAAAAACAGTTGCCGAGCTTCCACAGCGATACTAATATAAATGAAAGTTATGAACGCTTGTTTTGTGCAACTCAGGGTGATTACTGTGAGCCTTACCCGATGGAAGAAGTTATCAGAGAATCAGGAAAGGCTCCTAGTGAAAAACGAGTTGATGTTAATGATTCACTTCTGTACAGTAAGTCACAAAAAGACCTCTCTCCATGTAGGAACGGTTTTTACGGGAGTCCTCCTCCCAAACCTTATGTgcccctttttcctgctgttggCTCTTCACCTGCATCTCCAAAATCAGAGAGAAAGTTTGCCAGAGAACATGTGtcaacaacaaagcaaaacaaaaaggaaaaactgttgCCATCTGATGAAATATCCTTTCAGAAAGACAATGAGCTGGATACTGCAACAAGAAACGACAACACAATTTATCCAGCAGAGCTTCCCGACGTTGATTTAAACAAGCATATGTATGTCCCAGTGTTGTCATCACCAGTGATCAGAACTCAGGATGCTGCAGCTCAGGGGAACAAGGAGGGTGATGTTATTGTTTTATCTTCTGATGATGAAATGGAGTTACAACAAGACACGAAGTTGCCAGGGTCAGGCTCTGCTCTGGAAGAAATGGAAATCCCTGGGCAACTGAAATGTACAAACACAGAACGAGGTCCTGAGAGAGCAAAACCTGAACCTAACTCATCAGTCactgaaacagagcagagatCTACCCAGGTCTCATTTGGCACTACAGATACAGTGCATATAAGTGATGATGTAAAGATGTCCACTGAATTGCCTCTCAGCAGACAAACAGATGCTCGTACGGAGAGCAAACAGAGTCCAAACCTGAGCCCTGAAAAAAGGCTCGGTCACGAAGTGTCTTCAGGTACAGACAGCTCCTGGCTGGTGCCAGGCACACCAGTTCTGAGCAAAAGCAGAAGTTCCTCAACACAGACTCAGGTCACAAGTATTAGTTCTTTAAAGAGTTCAGGATCTAAAAGCACAAAGAACTTAGCAGCAGGTAATAGTAACCATGAAATGGCTGGAAATTTAATAAAAGTTTGTGAAACAACATTGTCAGACAAACATTTGCCTATGGAGACCTCAGTCAGTGAAAGGAGCCCTTCCAGCAGCGTGGCAGCAGAATCATTTTCCAAGAACTCCCCACCAGTTTCTCCAGTGGATCCAGTTCTCCTCTCCCCTGGCCAAATCaacataaaaagcaaatgtgCCAAGATCTCGTTTTTATCCCAACCTCCGCCTCCGTGCCACGAGCAGTCATTGGAAGATAAAACAGATATCAGTGTGGTTGAGGTAGAGGacagtgaaaaggaaataagtCTGCCTTCTTTGAGTAGTAGCGTCCTGCTTTGTGACGACCCCCCAGTCCCCAGTGATGACTGCTGGGCTGTTGAATATCTGTCACCAGTCAGAGGTAACAGCCAGAACTCCAGCCAGGTCAGCCGTGCAAAGACCAgcgctgccagcagccccaaaCCGGACTCTTGGCGTGACCGCTGGGAGAGCCCAGTCCACGTGGAGGAAATTCAGGGCAGTACCCCTCTTCGAGGAACTCCTGGTGGCAGGAGAACAACTTTGCTCTCTCTTGAAAAGAGTCCTATTGAGGCATGTTCATCAGTGGGCAGTAGACCAAGTTACCTGAACTCCAAAATCTGGGATGATTGgaatggagaagaggaggaagatgaattTCCAGAGATGCTTCCTCTGTCTCAGAGgttgctggctgcagcaggtGCCTGTCAGACAGATCCTGTAAAGACTCCTG aacCTTCCTGTCAGGAGAACAACAAGACTCCCAGCACTCCCATGACACCAATGCCAGCTTACTCCATCATGGAGACCCCGGAGCTGAAGAAGGAGTTGAGCAG attTGGAGTTCGTGCTCTCCCAAAACGCCAGATGGTGTTGAAGCTGAAGGAGATATTCCAGTATACTCACCAGGACGTGGACTCTGACTTTGAGGATGAAATCCCATCTTCCCAGCCTCTGCAGAAGCCCCCGGCCAAACGCTCTAGGCAGTCAAAGGCAGACCGGACTGCGGGTGGAAAGCGTGCCAGTGCCTCGAGAGCTGTGGGCAAAAGGAAGCAGGTTGCTACGGCTTCTTCAGTGCTCCCTGTGGAGAGGGCTGATGATGACCTTGTTAGACCCCTTGAAACAGACAGCGCAGCACCCAAGGAGGGAACTAAAACAACACATCACCCAGAAGGAgccaaagagcagaaaagatcATCTGTATCTCCAGAGAGATGGTCTCTGGCAGCTGATGGTGAGGAACCAATGCTCTCAGCATCTCAGGAGTCTGCAGTTTCTTTAGGGGATGGAAGCGACGTCTCTTTTGGTTCACAGAG TTCTTTCATGAATGGATTTGAAGCCTGTGCTTTTGCATccgaagaggaggaagaggagcttCCAGCATCTCAGGCAGCAGCTcgggaagaagaaaagctggagGCAGTACGGTGCTACATCCGCTCAAACACAGCCCTGTACAACAGGATTCTCTTTTACGAGCCAATTGAGCTGGCTGCGCTGCACACAGAGCTCAAACAGAATGGCATTAAAATTTCCAAGGCAAAGCTGCTGGACTTTTTAGATGCTCACTGTATCACATTTACCACGGCTGGAGCCCggaaagagaaggaacagaaaagaaatggtaagaaaaaacagaggagaCGATACTGA